A region from the Microbacterium sp. NC79 genome encodes:
- a CDS encoding MFS transporter — MTSHSRAIASSSATRSERASGVGARTWTTIVVLGLIGQLAWAVENMYLNVFVYETISTDPTVIALLVASSAVAATLATMVIGAFSDRVGKRKPFIVVGYIAWGLLTASFGFVGVDGGTAAATSQAVGAAIVAIVALDCIMSFFGSGANDGAFNAWVTESSTPANRGRIDSVLAIMPLIAMLIIFGAFDAMTRAGQWMLFFGIIGAITALTGVVALFVMRESTTIERAPGSYLSSVIAGLRPSHIAAHPRLYVTLLAVMVLGISAQVYLPYLIIYIQRSLQIEAYAIVLASVLILASIISVLGGRVIDRIGKQRALLPATALLITGLVLMTMARDMLFAIVAGTIMMAGMMLAGATASAAVRDATPSSRVGMVQGLRMIATVLVPMLIGPFIGAAVIIGANETYEELGVVRQVPTSWMFLVAAGIAVLVIIPALWLRALPAEPDAAHAPFQPEPAQPTEPTA, encoded by the coding sequence ATGACCTCCCACTCTCGCGCCATCGCGAGCTCCAGCGCCACGCGTTCGGAGCGCGCTAGTGGCGTCGGCGCGCGCACCTGGACCACCATTGTTGTGCTCGGTCTGATCGGCCAGCTCGCCTGGGCCGTTGAGAACATGTATCTCAACGTGTTCGTTTACGAAACGATCTCGACCGACCCGACCGTTATCGCACTGCTTGTCGCATCATCAGCGGTCGCCGCGACGCTGGCGACCATGGTGATCGGTGCCTTTTCTGACCGGGTAGGTAAGCGCAAGCCGTTTATCGTGGTCGGTTACATCGCCTGGGGTCTGTTGACCGCCTCGTTTGGGTTCGTTGGCGTCGATGGCGGCACAGCGGCCGCGACGAGCCAAGCGGTCGGTGCGGCCATCGTTGCGATCGTTGCCCTCGACTGCATCATGAGCTTTTTTGGTTCAGGCGCCAACGACGGCGCATTCAACGCGTGGGTCACCGAATCCAGCACTCCGGCGAACCGCGGTCGCATCGACAGCGTGCTCGCGATCATGCCGCTCATCGCGATGCTCATCATCTTCGGCGCGTTCGACGCCATGACCCGCGCTGGTCAGTGGATGCTGTTCTTCGGCATCATCGGGGCGATCACGGCGCTGACCGGTGTCGTCGCGCTGTTTGTGATGCGCGAATCGACAACCATTGAGCGGGCACCAGGCTCGTACCTATCGTCAGTCATCGCTGGCCTGCGGCCGTCCCACATCGCCGCGCACCCGCGCCTGTATGTGACGTTGCTTGCCGTGATGGTCCTTGGCATCAGCGCGCAGGTCTACCTGCCATATCTGATCATCTATATTCAGCGCTCGCTGCAGATTGAGGCGTACGCCATCGTGCTCGCCAGCGTGCTGATTCTGGCAAGCATCATCAGTGTGCTGGGCGGCCGCGTGATCGACCGTATCGGCAAGCAGCGCGCGCTCCTGCCCGCAACAGCCCTGCTCATCACGGGGCTGGTGCTGATGACGATGGCACGGGACATGCTCTTTGCGATTGTTGCCGGAACCATCATGATGGCGGGCATGATGCTCGCTGGCGCGACCGCGTCGGCGGCCGTGCGTGACGCGACGCCAAGCAGTCGCGTTGGTATGGTGCAAGGGTTGCGTATGATCGCGACGGTGCTGGTGCCCATGCTGATTGGCCCGTTCATCGGTGCCGCGGTCATCATCGGCGCAAACGAGACCTACGAGGAGCTGGGCGTGGTGCGGCAGGTGCCGACCTCATGGATGTTCCTGGTGGCGGCGGGCATCGCGGTGCTCGTCATCATCCCCGCACTGTGGTTGCGTGCCCTGCCTGCTGAGCCTGACGCCGCACATGCCCCATTCCAGCCTGAACCCGCACAACCAACGGAGCCCACCGCATGA
- a CDS encoding ABC transporter permease, with protein MNINRTFATAGRVIAQLLHDHRSLALLLIAPSVLVGLFAWLFVEQEQVFQTVGPAILALFPFIVMFLITSIATLRERRDGTLERLMTTPLGRADFIAGYALAFALAAIVQSLITVAFAVMVCGLEVKGELWQLALVAIVDALLGTGLGLLASAFARTEFQVVQFMPVLVFPQIILGGVIMPRENMTEVLQRISDWLPLSYAIDAVNAVTRGEGGADLLVPLGIVAACVLGAIVLASLTLRRRTP; from the coding sequence ATGAACATCAATCGCACCTTCGCGACCGCCGGCCGCGTGATCGCACAGCTTTTGCACGATCACCGCTCCCTCGCGCTACTCCTGATCGCGCCGAGCGTGCTCGTGGGCCTGTTCGCATGGCTCTTCGTCGAGCAGGAGCAGGTCTTTCAAACGGTCGGCCCTGCGATCCTCGCCCTCTTCCCATTCATTGTGATGTTTCTCATCACCTCAATCGCGACGCTGCGGGAAAGGCGAGACGGAACCTTGGAGCGGCTGATGACGACGCCGCTTGGGCGTGCAGATTTCATCGCCGGATACGCTCTTGCCTTCGCACTTGCGGCCATCGTGCAATCGCTCATCACCGTCGCGTTCGCAGTCATGGTGTGCGGGCTCGAAGTGAAGGGGGAGCTATGGCAGCTCGCCCTCGTTGCAATCGTGGACGCATTGCTTGGCACCGGGCTTGGCTTGCTCGCCAGCGCGTTTGCGCGCACCGAGTTTCAGGTCGTGCAGTTCATGCCGGTACTGGTGTTTCCGCAGATCATCCTGGGCGGGGTGATCATGCCGCGCGAGAACATGACAGAGGTACTGCAACGCATTTCGGATTGGCTCCCGCTGAGCTACGCGATTGATGCCGTCAACGCGGTCACCCGCGGCGAGGGCGGAGCCGACCTGCTGGTTCCGCTCGGCATTGTTGCCGCTTGCGTGCTCGGCGCCATCGTGTTGGCCTCGCTCACGTTGCGCCGCCGCACGCCGTAG
- a CDS encoding ABC transporter ATP-binding protein, whose protein sequence is MMNKTAVSIRNLVVKRGSISVFRGFDLDIRAGKLVGLLGPSGCGKTTLMRCIVGAQRITSGEVIVLDEPGGTSGLRRRVSYSTQSAAVYDDLTVRQNLDYFGRVLGGTRVDTDRALAAVGLEPQAKQRVATLSGGQRGRVSLAVAMLADPELLVLDEPTVGLDPLLREAIWTVMRELTDAGKTVLVSSHVMDEAMRCDEVILLRDGRLVGHMTPQELLDTTDTTDADAAFLTLIKRDMGDSRRRAS, encoded by the coding sequence ATGATGAATAAGACGGCGGTGTCGATTCGCAACCTCGTGGTCAAACGGGGCAGCATCTCGGTCTTTCGCGGCTTCGACCTGGACATCCGAGCAGGCAAACTGGTCGGCCTGCTCGGCCCATCGGGGTGCGGAAAAACCACGCTGATGCGCTGCATCGTCGGAGCGCAGCGGATTACATCCGGTGAGGTTATCGTGCTGGATGAACCGGGCGGAACCAGTGGGTTGCGCAGGCGGGTTTCTTACTCCACGCAGTCAGCGGCCGTGTACGACGATCTCACGGTGCGACAAAACCTGGACTACTTCGGCCGCGTGCTCGGCGGCACGCGCGTAGATACTGACCGTGCGCTCGCGGCTGTGGGTCTCGAGCCGCAGGCAAAACAGCGAGTCGCGACGCTGAGTGGAGGTCAGCGCGGCCGGGTATCTCTCGCCGTCGCGATGCTCGCCGACCCCGAACTTCTCGTTCTTGATGAGCCCACCGTTGGCCTTGACCCGCTGCTTCGCGAGGCGATCTGGACGGTGATGCGTGAACTGACCGATGCCGGAAAAACGGTGCTTGTTTCGAGCCACGTGATGGATGAGGCCATGCGCTGCGATGAGGTCATCCTGCTGCGCGACGGGCGTCTCGTGGGGCACATGACGCCACAAGAATTGCTCGACACCACCGACACCACCGATGCCGACGCGGCATTTCTCACGCTGATCAAACGTGACATGGGTGACAGTCGACGGAGGGCATCATGA
- a CDS encoding TetR family transcriptional regulator, giving the protein MTAPAEKPRRRGRPRAGEGDTREQIMQAAAEEFELHGYDGATMRAIAARAGVDAALIHHHFGAKADLFSAVVHSPVRPDVALIDILSSGLDGAGERIVKYIVTAWDDPTVRRRGVALLRATMSSKLAAPVARGFLSREVVGRIAVAIGGPEADRRAGLVVSQVAGLILTRYVIQLPALTRSEPDDLVNSVGATLQRYLTGDLSQDL; this is encoded by the coding sequence ATGACTGCTCCCGCCGAGAAACCGCGACGCCGCGGTCGGCCGCGCGCGGGGGAGGGCGATACCCGCGAGCAGATCATGCAGGCGGCGGCAGAAGAGTTCGAACTGCACGGCTACGACGGCGCCACAATGCGCGCGATTGCTGCGCGTGCCGGCGTCGATGCCGCGCTCATCCATCACCATTTCGGTGCAAAAGCCGACCTGTTTAGCGCGGTTGTGCACAGCCCCGTGCGGCCCGATGTTGCCCTCATCGATATTCTCTCGAGCGGTCTCGATGGCGCAGGCGAACGCATCGTGAAGTACATCGTCACGGCGTGGGATGACCCCACGGTGCGCCGCCGTGGCGTGGCGCTCTTGCGCGCCACGATGAGCAGCAAGCTCGCTGCCCCCGTAGCCCGTGGATTCTTGTCACGCGAAGTCGTCGGTCGAATCGCCGTAGCCATCGGCGGCCCCGAGGCTGATAGACGCGCGGGGCTCGTGGTCTCGCAGGTTGCCGGGCTCATCCTCACCCGTTACGTCATTCAGCTTCCCGCGCTCACCCGCAGCGAGCCCGACGACCTCGTGAACTCGGTGGGCGCGACGCTGCAGCGCTACCTGACTGGCGACCTTTCGCAGGACCTGTAG
- a CDS encoding L-serine ammonia-lyase, iron-sulfur-dependent, subunit alpha: protein MTAYVSAFDLFSIGVGPSSSHTVGPMRAAVDFVERLQHDGTMKRVTRIACVLYGSLGATGIGHGTPDAVVAGLRGQHPETVDPADVRNAWTNYVEDAPLLVAGSHEIAFAKSDITFEPRTRLPGHPNAMTLWAYADAEAIAEETYYSVGGGFIRRDGAAESLGTRSFPYAYRDAETLVALCDEHNLTIAEIARRNEESLRAEADVAAGLDAIWDAMAGCVDAGLHTAGVLPGILGVKRRANTIREQLELSESDGHRELPGEWLGAFALAVNEENAAGGRVVTAPTNGAAGILPAVAMYWWRFLADSGLGQGNAVTPHGELVGSALLGFSSEPADPNPDNLTEEQLAEANRRRGIRRFLLTATALGSLFKANASISGAEGGCQAEVGSACAMAAGGLTAVMGGTNRQIENAAEIAMEHHLGLTCDPVGGLVQIPCIERNAIAASTAVTAARLALRGDGTHYVSLDQVVETMRQTGIDMSTKYKETSEGGLAVNVIEC from the coding sequence GTGACTGCGTACGTCTCTGCTTTTGACCTGTTCTCCATCGGTGTAGGCCCGTCAAGCTCCCACACCGTGGGGCCCATGCGCGCTGCCGTCGACTTTGTCGAGCGGTTGCAGCACGACGGAACCATGAAGCGCGTCACGCGCATCGCTTGCGTTTTGTACGGATCGCTGGGTGCGACCGGAATTGGTCATGGCACGCCGGACGCCGTCGTTGCCGGCCTGCGCGGCCAGCACCCCGAAACGGTTGACCCCGCCGATGTGCGAAACGCCTGGACGAACTACGTCGAGGATGCCCCGCTCCTCGTCGCCGGCAGTCATGAGATCGCTTTCGCTAAGTCAGACATCACGTTTGAGCCGCGCACCCGCTTGCCCGGCCACCCCAACGCGATGACGCTGTGGGCTTACGCCGATGCCGAAGCCATTGCCGAAGAGACCTACTACTCGGTCGGCGGCGGTTTCATTCGTCGCGACGGCGCGGCCGAGAGCCTCGGCACCCGGTCATTCCCCTACGCGTACCGCGACGCCGAAACCCTCGTCGCCCTGTGCGACGAACACAACCTGACGATTGCCGAAATCGCCCGCCGCAACGAAGAGTCGTTGCGTGCCGAGGCTGATGTCGCCGCCGGTCTCGACGCGATTTGGGATGCGATGGCGGGGTGCGTCGATGCGGGGCTGCACACGGCCGGCGTCCTTCCGGGCATCCTCGGTGTGAAGCGCCGCGCGAACACGATCCGCGAGCAGCTGGAGCTCTCCGAATCCGATGGACACCGCGAACTACCAGGCGAATGGCTTGGCGCATTCGCGCTTGCCGTTAACGAAGAAAACGCCGCTGGCGGTCGCGTGGTGACTGCGCCCACGAACGGTGCCGCAGGAATTCTCCCGGCTGTTGCCATGTACTGGTGGCGCTTCCTGGCGGATTCGGGTTTGGGGCAGGGCAACGCCGTCACGCCGCACGGTGAACTTGTCGGGAGCGCCCTCTTGGGGTTCTCATCGGAACCCGCTGATCCGAATCCGGATAACCTCACGGAAGAACAGCTCGCCGAAGCGAATCGTCGCCGTGGCATCCGCCGTTTCCTGCTGACCGCAACCGCGCTCGGCTCCCTGTTCAAGGCGAACGCGTCCATCTCTGGAGCCGAAGGCGGCTGTCAGGCCGAAGTCGGTTCCGCTTGCGCGATGGCCGCAGGTGGCCTCACCGCCGTAATGGGCGGCACCAACCGCCAAATCGAAAACGCCGCCGAAATCGCGATGGAACACCACCTCGGGCTCACGTGCGACCCGGTCGGTGGTCTCGTGCAGATTCCGTGCATCGAACGCAACGCGATCGCGGCGTCCACCGCCGTGACCGCCGCGCGTCTTGCGCTCCGCGGCGATGGCACCCACTACGTCTCGCTCGATCAGGTCGTTGAAACGATGCGCCAAACCGGCATCGACATGTCAACGAAGTACAAAGAAACCAGCGAGGGCGGCCTGGCCGTCAACGTCATCGAGTGCTGA
- a CDS encoding cupredoxin domain-containing protein, translating to MSLRKPLTTLGAIAATLLLLTGCTSSGPAVDATGETTEVTVTVSGMTYVPDVIEVPVGNELIVTFENTGTVVHDLKFANGADSGDIAPGKTSVVEVGVIGANLDGWCSVGNHRAMGMELTVVAVE from the coding sequence GTGTCACTTCGTAAACCGCTCACCACGCTCGGGGCGATCGCCGCAACATTGCTTCTGCTGACCGGGTGCACCTCCAGTGGCCCCGCCGTTGACGCCACCGGTGAGACGACCGAAGTGACCGTCACCGTTTCTGGCATGACCTATGTGCCCGACGTTATCGAGGTTCCGGTTGGCAACGAGCTGATCGTCACGTTTGAGAACACCGGAACCGTGGTGCACGACCTCAAGTTTGCAAACGGCGCCGACTCGGGCGACATCGCGCCAGGCAAGACCTCCGTCGTTGAGGTCGGTGTCATCGGCGCCAATCTTGACGGTTGGTGCTCCGTCGGCAACCACCGCGCCATGGGCATGGAACTGACGGTCGTCGCCGTCGAGTAG